A window of the Proteus terrae subsp. cibarius genome harbors these coding sequences:
- the tetR(H) gene encoding tetracycline resistance transcriptional repressor TetR(H), whose amino-acid sequence MAKLDKEQVIDNALILLNEVGIEGLTTRKLAQKIGVEQPTLYWHVKNKRALLDALAETILQKHHHHVLPLPNETWQDFLRNNAKSFRQALLMYRDGGKIHAGTRPSESQFETSEQQLQFLCDAGFSLSQAVYALSSIAHFTLGSVLETQEHQESQKEREKIETDIVAYPPLLTQAVAIMDSDNGDAAFLFVLDVMISGLETVLKSAK is encoded by the coding sequence ATGGCAAAGCTAGATAAAGAACAAGTTATTGATAATGCGTTAATTTTACTTAATGAAGTTGGTATTGAAGGGTTAACAACACGTAAATTGGCGCAAAAAATAGGTGTTGAGCAACCTACATTGTATTGGCATGTAAAAAATAAACGCGCTTTGTTAGATGCATTAGCAGAAACTATTTTGCAAAAGCATCATCATCATGTTTTGCCATTACCGAATGAAACATGGCAGGATTTTTTGAGAAATAACGCGAAAAGCTTTCGCCAAGCCTTATTAATGTATCGTGATGGTGGCAAAATTCATGCAGGAACACGTCCCTCTGAAAGCCAATTTGAGACATCAGAACAGCAACTACAGTTTTTGTGTGATGCCGGGTTTAGTCTATCCCAAGCTGTGTATGCATTGAGCTCTATTGCGCATTTTACATTAGGCTCGGTACTGGAAACCCAAGAGCATCAAGAAAGCCAAAAAGAGCGTGAAAAAATAGAGACGGATATTGTTGCCTATCCGCCATTATTAACCCAAGCCGTTGCAATTATGGATAGTGATAATGGTGATGCTGCATTTTTGTTTGTCCTTGATGTGATGATCTCTGGACTTGAAACAGTATTAAAGAGCGCTAAATAA
- the tet(H) gene encoding tetracycline efflux MFS transporter Tet(H), whose protein sequence is MNKSIIIILLITVLDAIGIGLIMPVLPTLLNEFVSENSLATHYGVLLALYATMQVIFAPILGRLSDKYGRKPILLFSLLGAALDYLLMALSTTLWMLYIGRIIAGITGATGAVCASAMSDVTPAKNRTRYFGFLGGAFGVGLIIGPMLGGLLGDISAHTPFIFAAISHSILLILSLLFFRETQKREAPVADSTPENQTASNTVTGFIKKSLYFWLAAYFIIQLIGQIPATIWVLFTQYRFDWNTTSVGMSLAVLGVLHIFFQAVVAGKLAQKWGEKTTIMISMSIDMMGCLLLAWIGQVWVILPALICLAAGGMGQPALQGYLSKSVDDNVQGKLQGTLVSLTNITGIIGPLLFAFIYRYSTAYWDGLLWLMGAIFYAMLLITAYFHQRKTTPQTITSVP, encoded by the coding sequence ATGAATAAATCAATTATTATTATACTGCTGATCACCGTATTAGATGCCATTGGCATTGGGCTTATCATGCCAGTACTCCCTACGCTATTAAATGAATTTGTCAGTGAAAATTCACTGGCAACCCATTACGGAGTGCTATTAGCGCTCTATGCTACCATGCAGGTTATTTTTGCTCCTATTCTAGGACGACTGTCTGATAAATACGGCAGAAAACCCATCTTGCTGTTTTCCCTTTTAGGCGCGGCACTCGACTATCTTTTAATGGCATTATCAACCACACTTTGGATGCTCTATATTGGGCGCATCATTGCGGGGATCACTGGCGCAACAGGTGCCGTATGTGCATCGGCGATGAGTGATGTGACTCCCGCTAAAAATCGAACTCGCTATTTTGGTTTCTTAGGTGGTGCTTTTGGTGTTGGTCTTATTATTGGTCCAATGCTAGGGGGATTATTAGGTGACATCAGTGCTCATACGCCATTTATCTTTGCCGCTATTTCACACTCAATATTATTAATACTCTCTTTGCTCTTTTTCCGTGAAACACAAAAAAGAGAAGCACCTGTTGCCGATAGCACACCTGAAAACCAAACAGCATCAAATACAGTCACTGGTTTTATTAAGAAAAGCCTCTACTTTTGGTTAGCAGCCTATTTTATTATCCAACTTATCGGGCAAATTCCAGCTACCATCTGGGTGTTGTTTACACAATACCGTTTTGATTGGAACACAACCTCTGTCGGTATGTCTTTGGCGGTTTTGGGTGTATTACATATTTTCTTTCAGGCGGTTGTCGCCGGGAAATTGGCACAGAAATGGGGCGAAAAAACCACCATTATGATCAGTATGTCTATTGATATGATGGGCTGTTTATTATTAGCGTGGATAGGCCAAGTTTGGGTTATCTTGCCAGCATTAATTTGCTTAGCCGCTGGAGGTATGGGGCAACCCGCATTACAAGGCTATTTATCAAAATCTGTCGATGATAATGTGCAAGGAAAATTACAAGGTACGCTGGTGAGTCTCACCAATATTACCGGGATCATTGGTCCTCTCTTATTTGCCTTTATTTATCGTTATAGCACCGCTTATTGGGATGGCCTGTTATGGCTGATGGGGGCCATATTTTATGCCATGTTGCTTATTACTGCTTATTTTCACCAAAGAAAAACAACTCCCCAAACGATTACCTCAGTACCTTAA
- a CDS encoding phage holin family protein — MDEYDNTLISLVIVGAFIALGKMLVANETITLRLFIGKIILGSAVSVVAGALLILWPGIDSVAVMGIGSALGIVGYQLVEIWLRKRGNQFFSGKEKDDTK, encoded by the coding sequence ATGGATGAATATGACAATACATTGATATCATTAGTCATAGTGGGCGCTTTTATTGCATTAGGGAAGATGCTCGTTGCGAATGAAACTATTACATTAAGATTGTTTATCGGCAAAATTATTTTAGGTTCTGCGGTTTCTGTTGTTGCTGGCGCACTGCTTATTTTATGGCCTGGAATTGATTCTGTCGCAGTAATGGGAATAGGTTCAGCGCTCGGTATTGTGGGTTATCAGTTAGTCGAAATCTGGTTACGTAAACGAGGTAATCAATTTTTTTCAGGGAAAGAAAAAGATGATACCAAGTAA
- a CDS encoding ogr/Delta-like zinc finger family protein codes for MRVLTIFCPECGEKALIKKSNRKHKELSDLYCACRDPECGHTFVLNLTFSHTLMPSAKNKDMLLLNVIKNLSPEQREKALTLLQGM; via the coding sequence ATGCGTGTCTTAACTATTTTTTGTCCTGAATGCGGTGAAAAAGCGCTTATAAAGAAAAGTAATCGTAAACACAAAGAGTTATCCGATCTCTATTGTGCTTGTCGTGATCCTGAATGCGGGCATACCTTTGTTTTAAACCTCACATTTAGTCATACCCTTATGCCAAGTGCAAAAAACAAAGATATGTTGTTATTAAATGTGATTAAAAACCTCTCTCCAGAACAAAGAGAGAAAGCACTCACTCTTTTGCAAGGTATGTAA
- the dhaK gene encoding dihydroxyacetone kinase subunit DhaK produces the protein MKKLINRVDDVLSEQLQGFAKAHPEIKFHPSSFYVTRKDAPIKGKVALLSGGGSGHEPMHAGFVGKGMLDGACPGEIFTSPTPDKMYDCAKEIDSGEGVLMIVKNYTGDVLNFETATELLHDDGVKIATILVDDDVAVKDSLYTAGRRGVANTVLIEKLLGAAAERGDSLDELVKLGHHINNNGFSIGVALEACTVPAAGKPSFTLPENEMEFGVGIHGEPGIDRRKFTSLNDTVDAMFNTLIENGHYQRVIRNWDRENGTWIDENQEKQPLKSGDRVIVLVNNLGATPQSELYGVYNRLTQCCEKFGLTIERSLIGAYCTSLDMSGISITLLKVDDELLSLWDAPVNTPAMVK, from the coding sequence ATGAAAAAGCTGATTAATCGAGTTGATGATGTGTTATCTGAACAACTACAAGGCTTTGCAAAAGCCCATCCTGAAATCAAATTTCATCCCTCCTCTTTTTATGTCACGCGAAAAGATGCTCCAATAAAAGGTAAAGTTGCTCTATTGTCCGGCGGTGGCAGCGGACATGAACCGATGCATGCAGGTTTTGTAGGTAAAGGGATGCTTGATGGTGCATGCCCGGGTGAAATATTTACGTCACCAACACCGGATAAAATGTATGACTGTGCCAAAGAGATCGATAGCGGTGAAGGTGTTTTAATGATCGTAAAAAACTACACCGGAGATGTGCTGAATTTTGAAACGGCAACAGAACTGCTTCATGACGATGGTGTAAAAATTGCCACAATATTAGTCGATGATGATGTGGCAGTAAAAGATAGCTTATATACCGCAGGACGTCGTGGTGTTGCCAATACCGTATTAATTGAAAAACTACTGGGTGCGGCAGCTGAAAGAGGCGACTCTCTTGATGAACTGGTTAAATTAGGTCATCACATTAATAACAATGGTTTCTCTATCGGTGTTGCCTTGGAAGCCTGTACAGTTCCAGCAGCAGGAAAACCCTCTTTTACTTTACCTGAAAATGAAATGGAGTTTGGTGTCGGTATTCACGGTGAACCAGGTATTGATCGTCGTAAATTTACTTCCCTGAACGATACTGTCGATGCCATGTTTAATACTTTAATTGAAAATGGCCACTATCAACGAGTGATCCGCAATTGGGATCGTGAAAACGGCACTTGGATCGATGAAAATCAGGAAAAACAGCCTTTAAAATCTGGCGATCGCGTCATTGTTTTAGTTAATAACTTAGGTGCCACACCACAATCTGAGCTTTATGGTGTTTATAACCGTTTAACTCAATGCTGTGAAAAATTTGGCTTAACCATCGAACGTTCTTTAATTGGCGCTTATTGTACTTCACTCGATATGTCAGGGATCTCCATTACACTACTCAAAGTGGATGATGAATTGCTCTCTTTATGGGATGCCCCAGTGAATACACCCGCAATGGTGAAATAA
- the dhaL gene encoding dihydroxyacetone kinase subunit DhaL produces the protein MALTQAQIILWLQQCAQLFEQNSDYLTDLDREIGDADHGLNMNRGFRKVQEKLPEFDGQDIGTILKTTGMTLLSNIGGASGPLFGTFFIRAAKPTASLQNLELNQLVEMVTEGVAGIVSRGKAEPNDKTMCDVWWPVVESLKQSNEQNLSIKEALNQAQIVAEKAAENTIPMQARKGRASYLGERSIGHKDPGSASVVLMIQALANSINA, from the coding sequence ATGGCATTAACTCAAGCGCAAATTATTCTTTGGTTACAACAATGTGCACAGCTGTTTGAACAAAACAGCGATTATTTAACGGATTTAGATCGTGAAATTGGTGATGCTGACCACGGTTTAAATATGAACCGTGGCTTTAGAAAAGTGCAGGAAAAATTACCTGAATTTGACGGGCAAGATATTGGCACCATCCTCAAAACCACAGGCATGACATTGCTCTCAAATATTGGCGGTGCAAGTGGCCCTCTATTTGGTACCTTCTTTATTCGTGCCGCCAAACCCACGGCTTCATTGCAAAATCTAGAACTTAACCAACTCGTTGAAATGGTAACAGAAGGTGTGGCAGGCATTGTAAGCCGAGGAAAAGCAGAGCCAAATGATAAAACCATGTGTGATGTTTGGTGGCCAGTGGTTGAGTCATTAAAACAATCTAATGAACAAAATCTTTCTATTAAAGAAGCCCTCAACCAAGCACAAATTGTCGCTGAAAAAGCCGCTGAAAATACTATCCCGATGCAAGCTCGAAAAGGACGAGCAAGCTACTTAGGTGAGCGCAGTATTGGACATAAAGATCCCGGCAGTGCTTCTGTGGTACTGATGATACAAGCCCTTGCAAATAGTATTAATGCATAA
- the dhaM gene encoding dihydroxyacetone kinase phosphoryl donor subunit DhaM, translating into MINIVIVSHSKHLADGVAELASQMLNPAHCQLAVAAGINDEEHAIGTDAVKIMTAIESLSQAQSIVVMMDLGSAILSAETAIELLDPDLAEKVTLCSAPLVEGTLAAVVAASSGASLEKVIEEASNSLYPKKIQLGENFVQPRNDINAPVKIHGKEASWVVRNPHGLHVRPAATLVEVLSAFQADYQLVKGDRRINPLSLNQLSLIQIRQGDEITLIASGEQEDEAIAAFLELAKNGFGEELPSDSNTITLKGILAPVSQIKAPAFIWHEIELSPIENLSEPIDIHAQIGKLNFAIKETIKALKQTANKASQTLGEHIGAIFNGHIMMLDDDELITSVIDRIKEEKISAQQSWSDEMQERTQLYCALNDPYLRARELDLRDLRNQVLYHLQDKTRPSFTPSQPAILVAKELFPSTLIQLADSQLVGIALAKGDSHSHSAIIAAEMRLPMLVNLGPTLLKVTESQKLKLDTNKGELVIEPITL; encoded by the coding sequence ATGATAAATATTGTTATTGTTTCTCATAGTAAACATCTCGCTGATGGTGTGGCAGAGCTTGCCAGTCAGATGCTTAATCCGGCTCATTGCCAACTTGCCGTTGCCGCAGGTATCAACGATGAAGAACATGCAATTGGTACTGATGCCGTTAAAATTATGACGGCGATAGAATCACTTTCTCAAGCACAATCTATTGTTGTGATGATGGATTTAGGCAGTGCAATATTAAGTGCAGAAACTGCGATTGAGTTACTTGATCCTGATCTCGCTGAAAAAGTTACTCTCTGCTCAGCTCCCTTAGTTGAAGGTACGCTTGCTGCGGTTGTCGCGGCATCTTCAGGAGCGTCATTAGAGAAAGTAATTGAAGAAGCTTCAAATTCTTTATATCCAAAGAAAATTCAGCTGGGTGAAAATTTCGTTCAGCCTAGAAATGATATTAATGCCCCTGTCAAAATTCATGGCAAAGAGGCAAGTTGGGTTGTTCGCAATCCTCATGGATTACACGTAAGACCGGCTGCGACTTTAGTTGAGGTGCTTTCTGCTTTTCAGGCAGATTATCAACTAGTTAAAGGGGATAGACGTATTAATCCTCTCAGCTTAAATCAGCTGTCATTAATACAAATTCGCCAAGGTGATGAGATAACGTTAATCGCCTCTGGTGAGCAAGAAGATGAAGCGATAGCCGCTTTTCTTGAACTTGCCAAAAATGGCTTTGGTGAAGAGCTACCTTCTGATTCTAATACCATAACATTAAAAGGTATTTTGGCCCCGGTGTCTCAAATTAAAGCCCCTGCTTTTATTTGGCATGAAATAGAGCTATCACCGATAGAAAACTTATCTGAACCGATTGATATCCATGCCCAAATTGGCAAACTTAATTTTGCAATAAAAGAGACGATAAAAGCTCTAAAACAGACAGCCAATAAAGCAAGCCAGACATTAGGTGAGCATATTGGTGCTATTTTTAACGGCCATATCATGATGTTAGATGATGATGAGTTAATAACGAGTGTGATTGATCGCATTAAAGAAGAGAAGATCAGCGCCCAACAAAGTTGGTCGGATGAAATGCAAGAAAGAACACAACTGTATTGCGCCCTCAACGATCCTTATTTACGCGCGCGTGAACTCGATCTTCGTGATCTACGTAATCAGGTGCTTTATCATTTACAAGATAAAACACGCCCAAGTTTCACCCCTTCACAACCTGCTATTTTGGTCGCAAAAGAGCTTTTCCCTTCTACATTAATTCAGTTAGCTGATAGTCAATTAGTCGGTATTGCTTTAGCAAAAGGTGATAGTCACTCTCACAGCGCCATTATCGCGGCGGAAATGCGCTTACCGATGTTAGTCAATTTAGGGCCTACGTTATTAAAAGTCACAGAATCTCAAAAGCTAAAATTAGATACAAATAAAGGTGAATTAGTTATTGAACCTATAACGCTATAA
- a CDS encoding MrpH family fimbial adhesin, which translates to MKRIQQILKLLIVVCGFSLFSAQAGYFTYITKSGVSPDKSSDIRYDFVMEYWTEIGFTPNPCKSLGFNGRCYIQINHFHSLPDKGGTGTERRVPWRCNVDLQKLASMSEIRDVAMNQCGLSLPFVGFSDHLGKPKVDECIAFFMTSSPTGGSGRMVPGGVCGIAPPPEGKCAFISSNLNISHGVLDVTQVNGDEAEEQFALTCNETMPVKITSSMEDHFLNLKPDGSIRSFLTLNGSPASIGTQVNAIKNEYTYVRVMSKLQTYGTPSLGNFSGTTTLVLSIP; encoded by the coding sequence ATGAAAAGAATACAGCAAATTTTAAAGTTACTGATTGTCGTATGTGGTTTTTCGCTATTTAGCGCACAGGCAGGTTATTTTACTTATATTACTAAATCTGGCGTTTCTCCTGATAAGTCAAGTGATATTCGTTATGATTTTGTTATGGAATATTGGACTGAGATAGGATTTACGCCAAATCCTTGCAAAAGCTTGGGTTTTAATGGTCGATGTTATATTCAAATAAATCACTTCCATAGCCTACCTGATAAAGGTGGAACGGGGACAGAACGTCGAGTTCCATGGCGTTGTAATGTTGATTTACAAAAATTGGCTAGTATGTCCGAGATACGTGATGTCGCAATGAATCAATGTGGTTTATCACTTCCTTTTGTTGGTTTTAGTGATCACCTTGGTAAACCTAAGGTTGATGAATGTATTGCTTTTTTTATGACGAGTAGTCCAACGGGAGGAAGTGGAAGAATGGTGCCTGGCGGTGTATGTGGTATTGCCCCACCGCCTGAAGGTAAATGTGCATTTATTTCTAGTAATTTAAATATTTCACATGGCGTACTTGATGTGACACAAGTTAATGGTGATGAAGCCGAAGAGCAATTTGCACTTACTTGTAATGAAACTATGCCTGTAAAAATTACCAGCTCAATGGAAGATCATTTTTTAAACTTAAAACCAGATGGTAGCATTCGTTCTTTTTTAACCTTAAATGGTTCACCTGCATCGATTGGAACACAGGTTAACGCAATAAAGAATGAATATACTTATGTGAGAGTGATGTCAAAGCTTCAAACCTATGGAACGCCTTCATTAGGTAACTTTAGTGGTACTACGACATTGGTATTATCAATACCTTAA
- a CDS encoding fimbrial protein yields the protein MNRLSVFRSIIGSCLLFSSSVFAAENLNIFGSLIIAPCKVLPEHSQVDVTFDEIRLDDIYKSYFEFEKKDFKITLSECDISIAKQVKIKFEGATHNELAGLLALDDSANNPDLGIKITTKEGVPVILGDYTSLYNIPNNGVFELNFVAYLQATAVAIANKSIKPGHFSATAVFSLKYE from the coding sequence ATGAATAGATTAAGTGTGTTTCGCTCTATTATTGGTAGTTGTTTATTATTTTCCTCTTCTGTTTTTGCAGCTGAAAATCTTAATATTTTTGGTTCATTAATTATCGCACCTTGCAAAGTCTTGCCTGAACACTCTCAGGTTGATGTGACATTTGATGAAATTCGCTTGGATGATATTTATAAAAGTTATTTTGAATTTGAGAAAAAGGATTTCAAAATTACTTTATCAGAGTGTGATATCTCTATTGCCAAGCAAGTGAAGATTAAGTTTGAAGGGGCTACACATAATGAACTTGCTGGATTATTGGCATTAGACGACAGCGCAAACAACCCTGATTTAGGAATAAAAATTACCACTAAAGAAGGTGTACCCGTGATATTAGGGGATTATACCAGTTTATATAATATTCCTAATAATGGTGTTTTTGAGCTTAATTTTGTTGCTTATCTGCAAGCAACAGCGGTTGCCATTGCAAATAAATCAATTAAACCGGGGCATTTTTCTGCTACCGCCGTGTTTTCTTTGAAATATGAGTAA
- a CDS encoding fimbrial protein, which produces MHYYPFLIMLFLFSAFSLPSLAKDNETQVLIKGNLLTPPPCKVNDGNMIEVNFGPVAIKTIKGYDQKREINYQITCEENLNNWNMYLSIDGKKSSFDTNGLRTNINELAVKFMMGDSIIDLNKKYSVNLNNPEKIWAVLVKKENSELTPGNFTSGGTLFVEYQ; this is translated from the coding sequence ATGCATTATTATCCATTCCTCATTATGTTATTTTTATTTTCTGCATTTTCTTTACCCAGTTTGGCAAAAGATAATGAAACACAGGTACTGATTAAAGGTAATTTATTAACTCCACCTCCTTGTAAAGTGAATGATGGCAATATGATTGAGGTGAATTTTGGCCCCGTGGCAATAAAAACGATTAAAGGCTATGACCAAAAACGCGAGATTAATTACCAAATTACTTGTGAAGAAAATTTAAATAACTGGAATATGTATTTATCGATAGATGGGAAAAAAAGCAGTTTCGATACCAATGGATTGAGAACCAATATTAATGAATTAGCCGTAAAATTTATGATGGGTGATTCTATTATTGATTTAAATAAAAAGTATTCAGTTAATTTAAATAACCCCGAAAAGATTTGGGCTGTCTTGGTTAAAAAAGAAAATAGTGAACTGACGCCCGGTAATTTTACCTCAGGTGGCACTTTATTTGTGGAGTACCAATAA
- a CDS encoding fimbrial protein: MLIFRGVILFLCMSFLTPSVWAASGFLRVTVSGSVESRPCKINDGKPIEVNFNDVMTTRIENENYKQKMDYTLDCKTTGDPSMSLKFTGDGAGFDTRYLKTSVTDLGVLFKTADTNIYMTTPFKFSYETKPELYAVLVKKSGATLPTGAFTATATMQVYYN, translated from the coding sequence ATGCTTATATTCCGAGGTGTAATACTTTTTCTTTGTATGAGTTTTCTCACTCCTTCTGTATGGGCTGCTTCTGGCTTTTTAAGAGTCACAGTGAGCGGGAGTGTGGAATCGCGTCCTTGCAAAATTAACGATGGTAAACCTATCGAAGTGAATTTTAATGATGTGATGACCACAAGAATAGAAAACGAAAATTATAAACAAAAAATGGATTACACCTTGGATTGTAAAACAACAGGTGATCCGAGTATGTCTCTGAAATTTACCGGTGATGGTGCAGGATTTGATACACGTTATTTAAAAACAAGTGTGACAGATTTAGGGGTATTATTTAAAACCGCTGATACCAATATTTATATGACAACACCGTTTAAGTTTAGCTATGAAACGAAACCTGAGCTTTATGCTGTACTCGTGAAAAAAAGTGGTGCCACATTACCAACGGGCGCTTTTACTGCAACTGCAACTATGCAGGTTTATTACAACTAA
- a CDS encoding fimbrial biogenesis chaperone — MKYINTQTLSAIVTLCLFSQSAYSAIALDRTRVLYNEGERSVSMVLENENESKPYLAQSWLENSKDEKINSPFVVTPPVQRIEAGNKSQIKIQALPATNMLPTDRESIYYLNVREIPPRSDSPNVLQIALQTKIKVFYRPKSIVAPSRLEANPMEKDILIEKQGANYNVKNPSPYYLTITKVRKNNVEVKDFEAVMIEPFGQRPLGAKVVDLGVTPAIEYLNDFGGLVELTFQCRGDICSANIKDKKA; from the coding sequence ATGAAATATATCAACACACAAACATTAAGCGCTATCGTTACACTTTGCCTTTTTTCTCAATCCGCTTATTCCGCTATCGCATTAGATAGAACACGTGTTTTATATAATGAAGGTGAGCGCTCAGTTAGTATGGTTTTAGAAAATGAAAATGAATCTAAACCTTATTTAGCACAGTCTTGGCTTGAGAATAGTAAAGATGAAAAAATTAATTCTCCTTTTGTGGTAACACCACCAGTTCAACGTATTGAAGCCGGTAACAAAAGCCAAATTAAGATACAGGCATTACCTGCAACCAATATGTTACCCACAGACAGAGAAAGTATTTATTACCTTAATGTTCGTGAAATTCCTCCTCGTAGTGATTCTCCCAATGTTTTGCAAATTGCATTACAGACAAAAATTAAAGTGTTTTATCGACCAAAAAGCATTGTTGCACCTAGTCGCTTAGAAGCTAACCCAATGGAAAAAGACATTTTGATTGAAAAACAAGGTGCTAATTACAATGTAAAAAACCCTTCACCTTATTATTTAACTATTACCAAAGTGAGAAAGAACAATGTCGAAGTAAAAGACTTTGAAGCGGTGATGATTGAGCCTTTTGGCCAACGTCCATTAGGGGCAAAAGTGGTTGATTTAGGTGTAACGCCAGCCATTGAATATCTTAATGATTTCGGTGGATTAGTTGAATTAACATTCCAATGTCGTGGAGATATTTGTTCAGCAAATATCAAAGATAAGAAGGCGTAA
- a CDS encoding FimD/PapC C-terminal domain-containing protein, whose translation MADKKHPPFGASVYNKDKLEVGIISDEGFVYLSGVKAGETLDLAWSGETCQFQLPQVLENNLSNMLLLPCK comes from the coding sequence ATGGCTGATAAGAAACATCCTCCTTTTGGAGCTAGTGTTTATAACAAAGATAAATTAGAAGTAGGCATTATTTCAGACGAAGGTTTTGTTTATTTATCAGGTGTAAAAGCAGGTGAAACTTTAGATCTTGCTTGGAGTGGTGAAACTTGCCAATTCCAATTGCCTCAAGTACTAGAAAATAATTTAAGCAACATGTTGTTGCTTCCTTGTAAGTAA
- a CDS encoding fimbrial protein: MKFTKLALGVALSLVVAAPTLAADPAESREGKVRFTGFINDVPCSIDDKSLDQTVKFGEIALHELTSNKFRSDSENFDIILKNCSTETYKTAKVSFTGATVSGFDGYTGELLGLGGKVQNAGIVITDRGNNPITFGQGFPVAGHALNNGDGSTTTLQFSAYVKGNEADDKKATTGSFDTVANFKVIYE; encoded by the coding sequence ATGAAATTTACTAAATTAGCTTTAGGTGTTGCGTTGTCTTTAGTTGTTGCTGCTCCTACTTTAGCTGCAGATCCAGCGGAAAGCCGTGAAGGTAAAGTGCGTTTTACTGGCTTTATCAATGATGTTCCATGTTCAATCGATGATAAAAGTTTAGATCAAACTGTTAAGTTTGGTGAAATCGCATTGCATGAACTGACCAGCAATAAATTCCGTTCAGATAGCGAAAACTTCGATATTATCCTGAAAAATTGCTCAACTGAAACTTACAAAACTGCAAAAGTATCATTTACTGGTGCAACTGTAAGTGGTTTTGATGGTTATACCGGCGAATTACTGGGCTTAGGTGGCAAAGTACAAAACGCAGGTATCGTTATCACTGACCGCGGTAATAACCCAATTACTTTTGGTCAAGGCTTTCCAGTGGCAGGCCACGCTTTAAATAATGGCGACGGCTCTACCACGACATTGCAATTCTCGGCTTACGTGAAAGGTAATGAAGCAGACGATAAGAAAGCAACAACAGGTTCTTTTGACACAGTAGCTAACTTCAAGGTTATCTACGAATAA